One Thermoanaerobacter pseudethanolicus ATCC 33223 DNA window includes the following coding sequences:
- the fliD gene encoding flagellar filament capping protein FliD yields MDPISMNSYNMSNLLRISGLATGLDTDSIVQQLIRAASIPLDRLEQQKQWYQWQQEDLRDINSQLMSLRNDNVFKLKLQGTFMAKTVTSSNPSVATATAGANAVNGSYTISVSQLAQAATTASTDKIGAATKNSDGTYTYNALNNTGSDITLYLKGLDGNDKEIIIKNGATIKDVVAAINAKTNETGVSATYDPGLDRLFLVSNFTGTNSKIDFSGTTDPTAQNFLTTTLKLDSKVLDTGGITGQDALFTFNGVQMTSSTNNVTVAGINITLTGTSNSTTTLTVLTDVDKIYNTIKSFVDSYNDIITKINAKLTEKRYYDYPPLTSEQKQAMKDSDIKLWEEKARSGNLNNDETLMRVYYSMRNVVSSTVSGVGSLSSIGITTGQWYEGGKLYIDETKLKDAIANDLDKVMKIFAGVYETDSNGNTTLKTSGIAQNLYDTLKQGIDAITRKAGSTAQLYDTSFIGNRIREIDDRIAQMQRYLNDLEKRYYAQFTQLEMYVGQMNSQSAWLSQQIGVMMK; encoded by the coding sequence ATGGATCCAATAAGTATGAATAGCTACAATATGAGCAATTTATTAAGAATAAGTGGTCTTGCGACAGGACTCGATACTGATTCTATTGTACAACAGTTAATAAGAGCTGCCAGTATTCCTCTTGATAGATTAGAACAACAAAAGCAATGGTATCAATGGCAACAAGAGGATTTAAGGGATATAAACAGTCAGCTTATGTCACTCCGAAATGACAATGTTTTTAAGCTCAAATTGCAGGGAACTTTTATGGCAAAAACTGTTACATCGTCAAATCCTTCAGTTGCTACCGCTACAGCAGGGGCAAATGCGGTGAATGGATCGTATACCATATCAGTATCGCAATTGGCTCAAGCCGCTACAACTGCAAGTACAGATAAAATTGGTGCTGCAACTAAAAATTCTGATGGAACATATACGTATAATGCACTTAATAATACGGGAAGCGATATAACTCTTTATTTAAAAGGATTAGATGGAAATGACAAAGAAATAATAATAAAAAATGGTGCGACAATAAAAGACGTAGTTGCTGCAATAAATGCCAAAACTAATGAGACAGGTGTAAGTGCTACATATGACCCAGGCTTAGATAGGCTATTTTTGGTATCAAATTTTACTGGAACAAATTCAAAGATTGATTTCAGTGGTACTACAGATCCAACTGCTCAAAATTTTTTAACAACTACGTTAAAGTTAGATTCAAAAGTTTTGGACACTGGAGGTATAACAGGCCAAGATGCACTATTTACTTTTAACGGTGTTCAAATGACAAGTTCAACTAACAATGTCACAGTAGCAGGAATAAATATTACCCTTACAGGAACAAGTAATAGCACAACAACCCTTACTGTTTTAACAGATGTTGACAAAATATATAACACAATAAAAAGCTTTGTTGACAGTTACAATGATATAATTACAAAGATTAATGCAAAGCTTACAGAAAAAAGGTATTACGATTATCCACCTTTGACTTCTGAACAAAAACAAGCTATGAAAGACAGTGATATAAAACTATGGGAAGAAAAGGCAAGGTCAGGGAATTTAAACAATGACGAAACTTTAATGCGAGTATATTACTCCATGAGAAATGTTGTTTCATCGACAGTATCCGGTGTAGGTTCTTTAAGTTCAATTGGCATTACTACAGGACAATGGTATGAAGGTGGAAAACTTTATATCGACGAAACGAAGTTAAAAGATGCTATTGCAAATGATCTGGACAAAGTAATGAAGATATTTGCTGGTGTTTATGAGACAGATTCTAATGGAAATACTACTTTGAAAACTTCAGGCATTGCACAAAATTTATATGATACTTTAAAACAAGGCATAGATGCCATAACAAGAAAAGCAGGGAGTACCGCTCAGCTTTACGATACAAGCTTTATAGGAAACAGGATAAGAGAAATAGATGATAGGATTGCTCAAATGCAAAGATATTTAAACGACCTTGAAAAGAGGTATTACGCGCAATTTACGCAGCTAGAAAT
- a CDS encoding flagellar protein FlaG, whose product MLEGINTARTGHVNSQFRKDSGLLEEIKAVKDILSKPVDDDKLNSALNKENRKISINDHTYFEFSVHKPTNTIMVKIVDSDTNEVIDEIPPEKILDLVAGLWKIAGLFVDRKI is encoded by the coding sequence ATGTTGGAGGGGATTAATACTGCGAGAACAGGACATGTGAATTCGCAGTTTAGAAAGGATAGTGGGCTATTAGAGGAAATAAAAGCAGTAAAAGATATACTTAGTAAACCTGTGGATGATGACAAACTTAACAGTGCACTTAATAAAGAAAATAGAAAAATAAGCATTAACGATCATACATATTTTGAATTTTCTGTACACAAGCCTACAAATACAATAATGGTCAAAATTGTTGATAGCGATACGAATGAAGTTATTGACGAGATTCCTCCTGAAAAAATACTTGACCTTGTGGCAGGATTATGGAAAATAGCTGGACTTTTTGTGGATAGAAAAATATAG
- a CDS encoding Spo0E family sporulation regulatory protein-aspartic acid phosphatase, whose product MEKVIKEHYYEENDIAERIKFLKKKLNESNLELPKSLELSRELDELIVMYMQKEKQVKQVK is encoded by the coding sequence ATGGAGAAAGTGATAAAAGAGCATTATTATGAAGAAAATGATATTGCTGAAAGGATAAAGTTTCTAAAAAAGAAATTAAATGAATCTAATTTAGAACTTCCTAAATCTTTGGAGTTAAGCCGTGAATTAGACGAATTAATTGTGATGTATATGCAAAAAGAAAAACAAGTAAAACAGGTAAAATAA
- the asnB gene encoding asparagine synthase (glutamine-hydrolyzing): MCGITGWVNFDMDLSLQNEVIEKMTNTLKERGPDGSGIWLSKHCALGHRRLIVIDPQGGSQPMIKKYGEKNFVIIHNGELYNMDELKNELISLGYIFKTRSDTEIILTSYIEWGPLCVKKFNGIFAFAIWDEVQNRLFIARDHLGIKPLFYTIKNGSLIFGSEIKAILAHPHVKPEIDSQGLAEIFVMGPSRTPGCGVFKDIKELKAGHYLIFTKNGVNINKYWSLQSIPHEDSLEKTAEKIRYLLKDSSVRQLVSDVPLCSLLSGGLDSTAVSAFANEELKQKGQKLITYSVDYVGNDKYFTPNKFQPNSDADWVKFVAKKLDTNHNYVFIDNEELAYALKPALYARDLPGMADIDSSLYLFLKEVKKGATVALSGEGADEVFGGYPWFRNKEAIEANTFPWIRMINERMKLLLPEVVKYIRPIEYLNDRYNEALNEVPKLTGEDPKNTRMREMFYLNLTRFMPMLLDRMDRMSMAVGFEARVPYLDYRLVEYVWNIPWEMKNLNNREKGILRYALKGYIPNEVIERKKSPYPKTHNPVFKNIVKKWLKQIVDDSTSPLLQLVDKKAIAELIETDAKAYDPAWFSQLMGSPQLFAYLVQINMWLKDYKISIV, encoded by the coding sequence ATGTGTGGAATAACAGGATGGGTTAACTTCGATATGGACTTGTCACTTCAAAATGAAGTAATCGAAAAAATGACAAATACCCTTAAAGAAAGAGGACCTGACGGCTCTGGAATATGGTTGTCAAAACATTGTGCTTTAGGCCATCGTCGATTAATTGTAATAGATCCACAAGGCGGAAGTCAACCAATGATAAAAAAATACGGTGAAAAAAATTTTGTCATTATCCATAATGGAGAACTCTACAATATGGATGAATTAAAAAACGAACTCATATCCTTGGGATATATTTTTAAAACCCGTTCAGATACTGAAATTATCTTGACATCTTATATAGAATGGGGTCCTTTATGTGTTAAAAAATTTAATGGAATATTTGCTTTTGCAATATGGGATGAAGTGCAAAACAGGCTTTTTATTGCCAGGGACCATCTCGGAATAAAGCCATTATTTTATACCATTAAAAATGGGTCTTTGATATTTGGCTCAGAAATCAAAGCAATATTAGCGCATCCTCATGTAAAACCAGAGATAGACTCTCAAGGTCTTGCAGAAATATTTGTAATGGGACCTTCAAGAACTCCCGGATGCGGTGTCTTTAAAGACATTAAAGAATTAAAAGCCGGGCATTATCTCATATTTACCAAAAATGGAGTAAACATAAACAAATACTGGTCATTACAAAGTATTCCCCATGAAGATAGCCTTGAGAAAACGGCGGAAAAAATAAGGTATCTCCTTAAAGACTCATCAGTAAGACAACTTGTTTCAGACGTACCTTTATGTTCATTGCTATCAGGTGGACTTGATTCAACTGCTGTATCTGCCTTTGCAAATGAAGAATTAAAACAAAAAGGTCAAAAACTTATAACATATTCTGTAGATTATGTGGGTAATGATAAATATTTTACGCCAAACAAGTTTCAGCCAAACTCTGATGCAGATTGGGTAAAATTTGTCGCAAAGAAACTTGACACAAACCATAACTATGTATTTATAGATAATGAAGAACTTGCATATGCTCTAAAACCAGCCTTGTACGCTCGAGACCTGCCTGGTATGGCAGATATAGATTCATCTTTATATCTATTTTTAAAAGAAGTAAAAAAAGGAGCCACAGTCGCTCTATCAGGAGAAGGTGCTGATGAAGTTTTTGGAGGTTATCCCTGGTTTAGAAACAAAGAAGCAATTGAGGCTAATACCTTCCCATGGATAAGAATGATCAATGAACGCATGAAATTACTTTTGCCAGAAGTTGTAAAATACATAAGACCTATAGAGTATTTAAATGATAGATATAACGAGGCTTTAAATGAAGTGCCAAAGCTCACTGGAGAAGACCCCAAAAATACCAGAATGAGGGAAATGTTTTACCTTAACCTAACAAGATTTATGCCCATGCTTCTTGACAGAATGGATAGAATGAGTATGGCAGTAGGTTTTGAAGCAAGAGTACCTTATTTAGACTACAGGCTTGTAGAATATGTATGGAATATACCGTGGGAAATGAAAAATTTAAATAACAGAGAAAAGGGAATATTGCGATATGCTCTAAAAGGTTACATCCCAAATGAAGTAATTGAAAGAAAAAAGAGTCCCTACCCTAAAACACACAATCCAGTATTTAAAAACATCGTTAAAAAATGGCTAAAACAAATAGTTGATGACAGTACATCGCCTTTATTACAACTTGTAGATAAAAAAGCAATCGCAGAACTTATAGAAACAGATGCAAAAGCCTATGACCCTGCCTGGTTTTCACAGCTTATGGGCTCTCCACAGCTTTTCGCCTACCTCGTGCAAATAAATATGTGGCTAAAAGATTATAAAATTTCCATAGTGTAA
- a CDS encoding TRM11 family SAM-dependent methyltransferase: protein MQDIDFKKEITTVWSFPERGKWKTHKGNYRGNFAPQIPRNVILRYSQEGDFVLDPMVGSGTTLIETKILNRRGIGFDINPDSVELTKRNLDFDGDYKYEQVVRVGDVRNLKEISDISIDLIITHPPYLNIIKYSNGRIEGDLSNISDVKKFCDELEKGVIELYRVLKEDRYCAILIGDTRKSGHYIPLSYYVMRLFLKNGFVLKEDIIKVQHNCKSTPYWERQVEKYNFYMIMHEHLFIFRKPKKDENLNKIKYSTGLY, encoded by the coding sequence ATGCAGGATATAGATTTTAAAAAAGAAATAACTACTGTATGGTCGTTTCCTGAAAGGGGAAAATGGAAAACGCATAAGGGAAATTACAGAGGCAATTTTGCACCTCAAATTCCAAGGAATGTTATATTAAGATATTCCCAGGAAGGAGATTTTGTACTCGACCCTATGGTTGGGAGTGGTACAACGCTAATAGAAACTAAAATATTAAATAGGCGAGGTATAGGTTTTGATATCAATCCAGATAGTGTAGAGCTGACTAAAAGAAATTTAGACTTTGATGGAGATTATAAGTATGAGCAGGTTGTAAGGGTAGGGGATGTGAGAAATTTAAAAGAGATTAGTGACATCAGCATTGATTTAATAATAACGCATCCGCCGTATTTAAATATTATAAAGTATTCAAATGGGAGAATAGAAGGGGATTTATCAAATATATCTGATGTTAAAAAATTTTGCGATGAGTTGGAAAAAGGAGTTATCGAACTTTATAGAGTTTTGAAAGAAGACAGATATTGTGCTATTTTAATAGGAGATACAAGAAAAAGCGGGCATTACATACCTCTTTCATATTATGTAATGAGACTTTTCCTTAAGAATGGTTTTGTATTAAAGGAGGACATTATAAAAGTTCAACATAATTGTAAGTCTACACCTTATTGGGAAAGACAGGTAGAGAAATATAACTTTTATATGATTATGCATGAACATTTATTTATATTTAGAAAGCCTAAAAAAGATGAAAATTTAAATAAAATAAAATATAGCACGGGCTTATACTAA
- a CDS encoding type II restriction endonuclease codes for MKELYIEFLNVENEESVIEKFHDTLVDTNRSYDFFVDWDKVRKHVEEHKIEFNILNSLIGSNRFDNDLRKILLNYPRVLPVIPILLAIRDLNFKVIRDFTDKNLDIVNYDFNTRTLTSEDIDNIIEFFDKTGLKRFFLEMGTKSVQDYVIGVEVGMDTHARKNRSGDAMELLLKPIIEDIATKEKGFERVLFQKNFGYLETNYGIEVNSSIKNRKADFILIKDNKKVINIEVNFYSGTGSKPQEIVDSYIERQNELKNNGFEFIWITDGEGWRGQKNQIHKGFEKIDYLLNLHFVRIGLLEEILCRI; via the coding sequence ATGAAGGAATTATATATTGAATTCTTAAATGTAGAAAATGAGGAAAGTGTAATAGAAAAATTTCATGATACACTTGTGGACACAAATAGGAGTTATGACTTTTTTGTTGATTGGGACAAAGTAAGAAAACACGTTGAAGAACATAAAATAGAATTTAATATATTAAATAGTTTAATAGGAAGTAATCGGTTTGATAATGACTTAAGAAAAATTTTATTAAATTATCCTCGAGTGCTTCCTGTTATACCGATTTTATTAGCAATACGAGACCTTAATTTTAAAGTAATTCGCGATTTTACAGATAAAAACTTGGATATTGTGAATTATGACTTTAACACTAGAACTCTTACATCAGAAGATATTGATAATATTATAGAATTTTTTGATAAGACAGGCTTAAAGAGATTTTTTCTGGAAATGGGTACGAAGAGCGTACAAGATTATGTAATAGGTGTGGAAGTAGGCATGGATACCCATGCGAGGAAAAATAGAAGTGGAGATGCGATGGAATTATTATTAAAGCCAATTATTGAAGATATAGCAACAAAGGAAAAAGGATTTGAAAGAGTTTTATTTCAGAAAAATTTCGGATATTTGGAAACTAATTATGGTATAGAGGTTAACTCTTCAATTAAAAACAGAAAAGCTGATTTTATTTTAATCAAAGACAACAAAAAAGTTATCAATATCGAAGTGAATTTTTATTCAGGAACTGGTTCAAAACCTCAAGAAATAGTGGATTCCTACATAGAAAGACAGAATGAACTTAAAAATAATGGATTTGAATTTATTTGGATTACAGACGGAGAGGGATGGAGAGGACAGAAAAATCAAATTCATAAAGGATTTGAGAAAATAGATTATTTGTTAAATCTTCATTTTGTGCGTATTGGTTTATTGGAGGAAATATTATGCAGGATATAG
- a CDS encoding DNA adenine methylase, translating into MQTLNLIEISDKSSSILNNAKPFLKWAGGKTQLLDELYKRLPSSLIQSGEIERYVEPFVGGGAFFFFLKRNFKFKESFLIDINKELIIGYKVIQNNVNELIDELSSMEEKYLKLSEEQRKDFYYNIRDEYNRQKDNFDYVNYNLDWVKRAADLIFLNKTCFNGLYRLNKKGEFNVPFGKYKNPTICDADNLIEVSKALENTEVICADFEESKKYIHKNTLVYLDPPYRPLNNTSNFTSYNENGFDDDDQRRLAQFFKEMDKKGAYLILSNSDPKNEDVDDNFFDELYAGFIIERVKAKRYINSNGDKRGDISELIIRNYE; encoded by the coding sequence GTGCAAACATTGAATTTGATAGAGATTTCAGACAAATCATCAAGCATTTTAAATAATGCTAAGCCTTTTTTAAAATGGGCAGGCGGAAAAACACAGTTATTAGATGAGTTATATAAGAGGTTGCCATCTTCTTTAATTCAAAGTGGTGAAATAGAGAGATATGTTGAGCCTTTTGTTGGTGGTGGTGCATTTTTCTTCTTTTTAAAAAGAAATTTCAAATTTAAGGAATCGTTTTTAATCGATATAAATAAAGAACTAATAATAGGCTATAAAGTAATTCAAAATAATGTGAATGAATTAATTGATGAGTTAAGTAGCATGGAAGAGAAATATCTAAAATTATCAGAGGAACAAAGGAAAGATTTTTACTATAACATTAGAGATGAGTATAATAGACAAAAGGATAATTTTGATTATGTAAATTACAATTTGGACTGGGTAAAAAGAGCAGCGGACTTAATTTTTTTAAACAAGACATGTTTTAATGGATTATATCGTTTAAATAAAAAAGGTGAATTCAATGTACCATTTGGGAAATATAAAAACCCTACTATTTGTGATGCTGACAATTTAATCGAAGTAAGTAAAGCGTTAGAGAATACAGAGGTCATTTGTGCAGATTTTGAAGAAAGCAAAAAGTATATACATAAAAACACTTTGGTTTATCTCGATCCTCCTTATCGCCCTTTAAACAATACTTCGAATTTTACAAGTTATAATGAGAACGGGTTTGATGATGATGACCAGAGGCGGTTAGCTCAGTTTTTTAAAGAAATGGATAAAAAAGGCGCATATCTTATACTTAGCAATTCGGACCCCAAGAATGAAGATGTAGATGACAATTTTTTTGATGAATTGTATGCAGGGTTTATTATTGAAAGGGTAAAAGCAAAAAGATATATTAACAGTAATGGGGATAAACGAGGAGATATAAGTGAATTGATAATAAGGAATTATGAATAG
- a CDS encoding LAGLIDADG DNA endonuclease produces the protein MNKLEYLQKFYPNTDNKILAEHLGISEQSVRRLASKYNIRKSKEYMKKQHELLLKAKETKYLSSIPDLHPTNYQLNIIVGSILGDGNLSYAPRGRNAYYREHFCQEQYEYRLWKCTQLKDLGFKINKNNTLKSISHPIFSALYEKFYINKKKTITYDNIKLLNEPVGLACLYMDDGTLVISKNNKPNITVNPIITLYTLNFSEEENIILQEHIYKSFNIRFNLKRHPDGKKYILTLGKREEIFNFIDVVKPYVSQISKMDYKWNIDKRIRKESKNVKRINLSNFYSRKFLSYTNDEIDKIIDFKRRGFSDKEIANKLNRTYWGIVWKIRDLKAKNMI, from the coding sequence ATGAACAAATTAGAATATTTGCAAAAATTTTATCCTAATACGGACAATAAAATTCTAGCAGAGCATCTCGGTATATCTGAGCAATCAGTCAGGAGATTGGCATCAAAATATAATATCAGAAAAAGTAAAGAGTATATGAAAAAACAGCATGAATTACTTTTAAAAGCAAAAGAAACTAAATATCTCTCGAGTATTCCAGATTTACATCCAACCAATTATCAATTAAATATAATTGTCGGTAGTATTTTAGGTGATGGAAATTTGTCATATGCACCAAGAGGCAGAAATGCTTATTATAGAGAACACTTTTGTCAAGAACAATATGAATATAGATTATGGAAATGTACACAACTAAAAGATTTAGGATTCAAAATTAATAAAAATAACACTTTAAAATCAATATCACATCCAATATTCTCTGCTTTGTATGAAAAATTTTATATTAATAAAAAGAAAACAATCACTTATGACAACATCAAATTGCTCAATGAACCAGTAGGGCTTGCATGTTTATATATGGATGATGGTACTTTGGTTATTTCAAAAAATAATAAACCTAATATAACTGTTAACCCTATTATAACATTATATACACTGAATTTTAGTGAAGAAGAAAATATTATATTGCAAGAACACATTTATAAAAGTTTTAATATTAGATTTAATTTAAAACGACATCCAGATGGAAAAAAATATATTTTAACACTTGGGAAAAGAGAAGAAATTTTTAATTTTATAGATGTTGTGAAACCCTACGTCTCTCAAATAAGCAAAATGGATTATAAATGGAATATTGATAAAAGAATCCGTAAAGAAAGCAAAAATGTCAAAAGAATAAATTTAAGTAATTTTTATAGCCGGAAATTTCTTTCGTATACAAATGATGAGATAGACAAAATTATTGACTTTAAAAGAAGAGGCTTCTCAGATAAAGAAATTGCTAATAAGTTAAATAGAACGTATTGGGGTATAGTATGGAAAATAAGAGACTTAAAAGCCAAAAATATGATTTGA
- a CDS encoding flagellin codes for MIINHNLSALNAWRALSINTANTQKSLEKLSSGYRINRAGDDAAGLAISEKMRAQIAGLNQAQRNAQDGISLIQTAEGALNETQAILQRMRELAVQAANDTNTASDRAQIQKEIDQLAQELGRIGRTTEFNTQKLLDGSFKGIFQIGANENQNLSLTINDMRGYALQVVGGVTYSITGTFTPAASGSLISDGTYTVSYDGTKYLLKDQAGNIVATSTDGKSYTNAANDAISFNDPVISGQITINGTNATGVATVTNEGLDAGTYTYDFTNKVLKNASGEIIGKSADDKTFVDLQGKTLFTLGAAVTANTTFTIGGIDVTTQSAANAAITKLQSAIDTVSTERSKLGAYQNRLEHTINNLGTAAENLTAAESRIRDVDMAKEMMEFTKNNILNQAATAMLERMAA; via the coding sequence ATGATTATCAATCACAACTTAAGTGCGTTAAACGCATGGAGAGCACTTTCAATTAACACTGCAAACACACAAAAATCTTTAGAAAAACTCTCATCAGGCTATAGAATCAACAGAGCAGGAGATGACGCGGCAGGCCTTGCAATTTCAGAAAAAATGAGAGCACAAATAGCTGGACTTAACCAAGCTCAAAGAAATGCTCAAGATGGCATATCTCTCATTCAGACAGCAGAAGGTGCATTGAATGAAACTCAGGCAATACTTCAGAGAATGAGGGAATTAGCTGTTCAAGCCGCAAATGACACTAACACAGCATCAGATAGGGCACAAATTCAAAAAGAAATAGATCAATTAGCACAGGAACTGGGCCGTATAGGGCGAACTACTGAATTTAACACACAAAAACTTTTAGATGGTAGTTTCAAAGGTATTTTCCAAATTGGTGCTAATGAAAATCAAAATTTGTCACTTACAATAAATGATATGCGAGGTTATGCTTTACAGGTAGTCGGAGGTGTTACTTACAGCATCACAGGTACTTTTACCCCAGCAGCAAGTGGTTCATTAATTAGTGATGGTACCTATACTGTATCCTATGATGGAACCAAGTATCTTTTAAAAGACCAAGCAGGCAATATTGTTGCGACCAGTACGGATGGTAAGAGTTATACAAACGCAGCAAATGACGCGATTAGCTTTAATGATCCGGTTATCTCTGGGCAAATTACAATTAATGGTACGAATGCAACGGGTGTAGCTACAGTTACCAATGAAGGTTTAGATGCAGGTACTTACACGTATGATTTCACAAATAAAGTGCTTAAAAACGCTTCTGGTGAAATAATTGGTAAGAGTGCAGATGACAAAACGTTTGTAGACCTGCAAGGTAAAACTTTATTTACGCTGGGAGCTGCAGTAACTGCTAATACAACTTTTACCATCGGTGGAATTGATGTTACAACACAGAGCGCAGCGAATGCAGCTATTACTAAACTTCAATCAGCTATTGATACGGTATCTACAGAACGCTCTAAACTTGGTGCATATCAGAATAGACTTGAACACACAATCAACAACCTTGGCACAGCAGCAGAAAACCTCACAGCAGCTGAATCTCGCATTAGAGATGTAGACATGGCAAAAGAAATGATGGAATTCACAAAGAACAATATCCTCAACCAAGCAGCGACCGCAATGCTTGAGAGAATGGCTGCATGA
- the csrA gene encoding carbon storage regulator CsrA: protein MLILTRKVGQAIIIGEGIEIKILEIVDGQIKLGITAPKNISVLRKELVEIKDENLKAASVNKEALSKIENFIKKR from the coding sequence ATGCTTATTCTAACGCGTAAAGTAGGTCAGGCCATAATTATAGGGGAAGGCATAGAAATTAAAATATTAGAAATTGTTGATGGCCAAATAAAATTGGGAATTACTGCGCCAAAAAACATATCTGTTTTAAGAAAAGAGCTTGTAGAAATCAAAGACGAGAATTTAAAAGCTGCATCTGTAAACAAAGAAGCTTTGAGTAAAATAGAAAATTTTATTAAAAAACGCTAA
- the fliW gene encoding flagellar assembly protein FliW → MQINTKNFGIIEYNPDDVIYFEEGIPGFEDLHNFLIITDNREDMPFKWLQAIDNTDIAFVVIDPRVFKPNYTFEIDEELIQALQIEDINHLLIYVIVVIPDEIEKMTANLKAPIIINAKNNKGKQAILDNDEYLIKHPILEELKNAYSNA, encoded by the coding sequence ATGCAGATAAATACAAAAAACTTTGGCATCATAGAATACAATCCTGATGACGTCATTTACTTTGAAGAAGGAATACCAGGTTTTGAAGACTTACACAATTTTTTAATAATCACTGACAATAGAGAAGACATGCCTTTTAAATGGCTTCAAGCAATTGATAATACAGATATAGCGTTTGTAGTTATTGACCCTAGAGTTTTTAAACCTAATTATACCTTTGAAATTGATGAAGAATTAATACAAGCTCTTCAAATAGAGGATATAAACCACCTTCTTATATATGTAATTGTAGTAATCCCCGATGAAATAGAAAAAATGACAGCAAACCTAAAAGCCCCTATAATTATAAATGCTAAAAATAACAAAGGCAAACAAGCTATTCTTGACAATGATGAATACTTAATAAAGCATCCAATATTGGAGGAACTTAAAAATGCTTATTCTAACGCGTAA
- a CDS encoding DUF6470 family protein, whose amino-acid sequence MNIVINQTFGRIGIDTTPAQISIQSPKADLEIKQIPAKMEIDQKLPQVHIDQYQCFYESGLKSIFDLVHDEAQMSKQIALEAIGKIAEEGRFLASIENHQNAIAELAKKAMEHEVTFTIDLMPKSRPKIWFEGYLKISWELGGVEIKAIPHKPQISVIPAHVNIYMRQYPSIKIQYVGNNLDRRI is encoded by the coding sequence ATGAATATAGTAATAAATCAAACTTTTGGCAGGATAGGTATAGACACTACTCCTGCCCAAATTTCTATACAAAGCCCAAAAGCAGACCTTGAAATAAAACAAATACCTGCAAAAATGGAAATAGACCAAAAACTTCCTCAGGTACATATAGATCAGTATCAGTGTTTTTATGAATCAGGGCTTAAAAGTATTTTTGACCTTGTCCATGATGAAGCCCAGATGAGCAAACAAATAGCTCTTGAAGCAATAGGTAAAATTGCTGAAGAGGGGCGTTTTCTTGCCTCTATAGAAAACCATCAAAATGCTATTGCAGAGTTAGCTAAAAAAGCGATGGAGCATGAGGTTACATTTACAATTGACCTCATGCCAAAGTCACGACCCAAAATATGGTTTGAAGGATATTTAAAAATAAGTTGGGAGTTAGGCGGTGTAGAAATAAAAGCAATACCTCATAAGCCTCAAATATCTGTGATACCGGCACATGTAAATATATATATGAGGCAATATCCATCAATAAAGATACAATATGTAGGAAATAATCTTGATAGAAGGATATGA